The following coding sequences lie in one Rutidosis leptorrhynchoides isolate AG116_Rl617_1_P2 chromosome 6, CSIRO_AGI_Rlap_v1, whole genome shotgun sequence genomic window:
- the LOC139851651 gene encoding protein LIFEGUARD 4-like, translated as MGLIVYIIIFIITIIVMFTMSYFMNRHPTNIILLGVFTVLFSIMVGVACVFSKADIILEASILTTVLVVSLTLFTFWAAKRGYDFNFLWPFLFCTLILVLLFSMIQIFFPMGNLVRMIISFVVALLYCGFLIYDTDNLIKRCSYDEYIMAATMLYLDMINLFIALLQILGFIDG; from the exons ATGGGTCTCATAGTatacatcatcattttcattattacaATCATAG TTATGTTTACAATGAGCTACTTTATGAATCGCCATCCTACAAATATCATCCTTTTGGGCGTGTTCACTGTTCTGTTCTCTATTATGGTCGGGGTTGCTTGCGTGTTCTCCAAAG CGGACATCATACTGGAGGCTAGCATCTTGACTACAGTATTGGTGGTTAGTCTCACCCTCTTCACTTTCTGGGCAGCAAAAAGAGGATATGATTTCAACTTCTTATGGCCATTTTTGTTCTGCACCCTCATTCTCGTATTGCTATTCAGCATGATTCAG ATCTTTTTCCCTATGGGAAATTTGGTGAGGATGATCATATCATTCGTGGTGGCACTTCTATACTGTGGCTTCCTTATATACGACACAGATAACCTAATAAAACGATGCAGCTATGATGAATATATTATGGCTGCAACCATGCTATATTTAGACATGATAAACCTGTTTATAGCACTGCTACAAATTTTGGGATTCATCGATGGTTAA